GCCACTGCTGGTGCAGCGTCTGATTGAGGTCACGCCAGGTCGCCATGCTCATCCTCCTATCACCATGCGCGCGCTGACGCCGTCGTCCTCGCGGCTGGCCGAGCCCATCTGCACCGCGCGGCCAGTCTGTTCCAGGCGCTCACGCAGGCCCTCCAGTTCGGCGAACCCCGGCGCCTGCAGTTGCAACGCCAGGTCGCCGCGGGTGGCGCTGTAGTCCACCTGCCTGACCTGTACCTGAGCCGCCCCACCCGCCTGCAAGGCGCTGGCGACGTCGCCGAGCACGCCGAGCAGCGGGCTGTCACGCCCCTGCGCTTCGGCCAGGTGCTGATCGAACTGCGCACGCAGGTTGATCAGCTTGCTGTCCTGCGGGAACAGCTCGCGGTACAACGCTTCGCTGGCCTCGGCATAGGCACCGGCCTCACGCTGCAGATACCAACCCTGGGCCAGGTTGAAGCCCCACTGCAATAGCAGACACAAGGCCACCACGCTGCCCAGCGACTGCCAACGGCGCCAGCCGCTACCGGCCTCGCGCACGGTGAACTCACCCTGGGCCAGATCGACGCCCTGCCCCACCTGAGCCAGCCATTGAAAGGGATGCGCCAGGCGCCGCAGTTCGTCCACCGGGCCCGGAGCGCTCATGCCCTCGGGCAAATGCGCCACCTGGGGCGTCGGGCAGCGTGCGGCCAGCAGCGGCCAGTCCTCGGCCTGCAACGCCAAGCGTACCGCCGATTCGCCGCCGAGCAGCCAGCGTTCGTGCAACCAGAGCAACTGGCTGCCCTCATGCGGCAGCATATCGGCATCCATGCGAATCGCTTCGGGCGGCCGTGCGGCGCAGAGCGCCAGGCATTCGCGCAGCCAGGCGGCACGCAGGGCATAGACCCGATAACGACCATCGGCCAGGGCCTCGCCCAGCGCCAGGTGCATCGCCTCCACCTCCTCGGCCAGCAGTTCCTCCACGGCGAACGGCAGGGCCTGGCGCAACCAGCGCGCCTTCTGCGTCGGCAACTGCACCGCGCAGCAGGTCACGGCCTCCACCGGCAGCACCAGTTGCCACGGCCCGTCCAATGCCTGCAACGCGGCCTGCAGGCTCAACGCCCGGCTGCTGTCGGCGGTCACCAGTTGCACCGGCAACTCGAGGTCGAGCCCCTGACAGGCCTGGGGCGGCAGAAAGATCCATCGTTGATTCATGGTTGCGGTTCCTCGACGGGCGGCGGCGCGGCGCCGCCCTGCCCCAGATCACGGGCCAGTACGCTGACCTGGCCATCATTGCTGCGCTGCAGCAGGCTGCGCAATACCACGCGACGCTCACCGAGGCTGACCTCGCTGATCACCTCGAAATGATTGCTGCCCACCGCCACACCCTGGCCGATGCCCGTGCCCAGACCAGCCAGCATGGGCTGCGCGGTGAACGCCGCCAGGCTGGCAAAGCCCTCGCGGCCACGCGCCGCGACCAAGGCCGTCGCTGCGTTGCCATCGAGGCCATCGGCCAGGCTGGAAAGCACCAGCGCGCTGGCGGTGTTGACGTTGAGGGCCACCTCGCTCGGCAGGGCCGTGACGAAGGGCAGCAGGCGGCGATAGTCAGCCTCGTCCATCTCCAGCAGCAGTCGCAGTTCGGAGGCGTCGGTCAGGGAGCGGTTGGCGGCCCGATAAGGCGGCGTGGCCAGCAGGTATTGGTTGTCTTCGGCGCCCTGGCTGCCGAGCGGTTCGCTGTCGGCATCGAGCCAGTCGGCCAGGCGCTCGGC
The genomic region above belongs to Pseudomonas sp. GOM7 and contains:
- the gspK gene encoding type II secretion system minor pseudopilin GspK, with translation MRLQRGVALITVLLVVAVVTVVCAGLIARQQLSIRSSANQLHVNQAWQYALGGETLAKAILQRDLRRGDPRLPVDHLGEPWAQPMSFPLDEGGELRVRILDPSGRFNLNGLVRRGQVNQLALQRFRRLLLRLQIDKPYAERLADWLDADSEPLGSQGAEDNQYLLATPPYRAANRSLTDASELRLLLEMDEADYRRLLPFVTALPSEVALNVNTASALVLSSLADGLDGNAATALVAARGREGFASLAAFTAQPMLAGLGTGIGQGVAVGSNHFEVISEVSLGERRVVLRSLLQRSNDGQVSVLARDLGQGGAAPPPVEEPQP
- the gspL gene encoding type II secretion system protein GspL yields the protein MNQRWIFLPPQACQGLDLELPVQLVTADSSRALSLQAALQALDGPWQLVLPVEAVTCCAVQLPTQKARWLRQALPFAVEELLAEEVEAMHLALGEALADGRYRVYALRAAWLRECLALCAARPPEAIRMDADMLPHEGSQLLWLHERWLLGGESAVRLALQAEDWPLLAARCPTPQVAHLPEGMSAPGPVDELRRLAHPFQWLAQVGQGVDLAQGEFTVREAGSGWRRWQSLGSVVALCLLLQWGFNLAQGWYLQREAGAYAEASEALYRELFPQDSKLINLRAQFDQHLAEAQGRDSPLLGVLGDVASALQAGGAAQVQVRQVDYSATRGDLALQLQAPGFAELEGLRERLEQTGRAVQMGSASREDDGVSARMVIGG